In Cryptomeria japonica chromosome 5, Sugi_1.0, whole genome shotgun sequence, the genomic window gtttatattgagcaacctgatggattttctctttcagatcacaaaaacatggtttgaaggttaaggaaagctgtatatggattaaagcaagcccccagagcttagtatgctagattggacaaatatcttttgaagcttggtttcactaaaattaattttaacaataacttatattataagatcactgatgatgacatattgattattgaggtctttgttgatgataccatttttggaggtgaggataagttatgtatggaattcttcaataatatgaagaatgaatttgagatgtcaatgattggagaaatgatatttttcttaggtttacagattacttagactgataaaggtattttcatctatcaatctAAGTatactagagagttgttgaagaaatttggtatggaaaattccaaaccggttggtacccctatggttactagttagaaattgacaaaaaatgatgaatcaactccagtaaatcctacaaggtataaatctatgattggaggtctgttatatttgactcaaactaggttagatataatgaatgttgtttgtattgtatcaagatatcatagtgatcctagagagaatcatgagactatagtgaaaaggattttccaatatTTACAGGGAACAGCTGAATATGGTTTATGAAATCCtagaaatgatgactttacactatgtgcatatatagatgtagattgggttaGAGATATTGACGACCAAAAAagcacatctagtggagctttctttcttggaaagaaacttgtttcatggatcaacaagaaatggtcatgtacttctttatctactattgaagctgagtatgttgttgctactactaactatatacaatttctatggatgaagcaaatgttgaaggatataaggatagattgtaatgaactggtagttattcattgtgataactctgctactattgacatatcaaagaatctagtatttcattctaagaaaaagcatatatcaatcaagtataactttttgaaggaaaaggtggaagcaaatgaagtcagattggttaatgtgaacactaaagagcagattacagatatcttcactaaaccttttcccaaggaatcgtTTGAGTACTTTAACGATAGATTGGGTGTCTCTACCCCTCTAGtaaagacttgagtgatgttgattggattAGTCCAATATGTATTATCATAACTATCATTCATTCTgaattgatgagatgatgctactactcagggggagtagtcagttgtatggttcagaggttttatgatttctctttgatgtttatgtctgatttatggtattgatgtcaaagggggagagacattcatgtgaaaaatagagcttaatacaGATATCAATCACATGGGAGTTTGGTCGTGGTTCATAACTTCACTGATATATCATttgattggatgtcttccattgggggagactagtttggcacttggatgtttttcacatctagtgttgccatcaatgccaaagggggagaatgttggcaatttagaggaattgattatgtgttgtatttatgtttctcattgatgtcaatactagcttatttggttgtctaccgTGTTGGTCTCAATATTTGATTGTGTTGTTTTCTCTCTAAGATCTCAAGCTTCTATTCACACAAGGAGAGAACAACGAGAATAGAAATACAAGACAACAATAGGCATCACCTTGATGTAGAAGGTTCATCCCTCTTAGGCATCACCACATTATAGCCCGATTTATTATACATTACATACTCTCCACGGGAAATGACCTTGGCAAAAACGGGCTTAGTCAAGACAAGCTTGGCTTTCTCAGGATCTGCCTTTATTACAACATCCTTtttttcattcaaagtttgcattgCATCTTCAAAGTAATCTATCAAAAATTTAATCTTCTCCTCAAATGGGTAAATTCTTTTCAATGGATCATAATTATTGTCAAAATattggacaaaatcaagggtcttTTTGTATACCAACCACTTTTCCTTTCTTACTTCTTTCTCaaccaaattaaattaatttcttattagaTCTTTAGGGAAGTGAAATTGGTGAACTTTTCCCCCACACTTGACTTTcttcctaaacatgccattgaagaagtcttcagaaTCAACAAACCTAGCAACTGTCATTGACAATCTGTATGGCCGGAGGAACTTCTAAAAATGTATCCAACCAactttggtgattacaaattgatgtgctatggtgaCTATTGGAAAGATtgtccctcttcctttatttgtCAGCTCTTCTACTTGTAGACCTCCAATTTGCCTCATAATCTCAACAATATCAATCTTCAAGGGGACCtgataggggagaaaatatgggGTTCCCCTAAAACCATATACTTTGAAAATAGTGTAAACAAGATATAAGATTATgtctgtaggtcccagagacaactgagagcggggggtgaattagttgtctaataaattcaaaccaaaaacttattaaccaacttaatgcttaatactgataaatcagttaagtatgtcggtaaacagtgttaacagaaaattactatactggtaagaattaatgcatgaaacataagcacaaagtcatccacaacacatgacaccaatatttgtacgtggaaaccctgtaaggggaaaaaccatggtgggaaaccttacccacaatcagatgatactactgcagatagtaagtgtacaaaaggggtctacacatgcagaaaggcgaacaacctagagctcactgctcaatcacaaatgggagtcacactgactacagttggatgattaaatccaataagaatgtactgcacaaaatagcatcttcatatgctagatttagtaccggtgtaatgctgatatgcttctacaaaaacctaacttcaccttcaaatgatgtcttcgtgtatgcctctactttatctcgcatataccctttcttaaatctttttcgcattccacacttgatcttacaaataagatcttacatttataccataccctaagactaattttagtaggtcagctctacaagatattacaataaaacattttacaaacaatacaatatccgatgcaataaccaattgaacatgtcggcttaatgcatttacaacaataataaatcatctccatagcgtgccatgctgatctagaaaagataaacctgccggtgtaaccctagataacctggacctatttgctggtaaaagaaaatatgcaaacaagaatataccaatgattattacttcaaaataaagtgtcgacatgatgtcttcgacattaccaagtgtcttccatgtcattgtaggtaccaatgaacattatatcctactggttaaccatataccggtaactgctGCATAGTTTACTAtttaccggtgaatgttgctggatctccaaagtaggtgtatttagtaggtgttgacatcaatgacaaaaccataccaaaataccaacaatgtcacCCCAATTTTGCACAATCTTGATGCTCTCTCTAAACTCCTTAGGTCTAATTAATTCAAGGAGAACCTATGGGATCTTAGGGTTCTCTTGACATAGAAGAATTATaagcttagatgcaaagcatctatcaaactttagatagctAGCATCTTCTTTGTCCCAAGATAGATCTGCACTCTATAACTGAACTGGCatgtcttcaccatccttttctctTAGTAGGTCCATGTCTTTTGCAAAATATTCCACACCTTTAagcaaaaacatatgcattaacatggaatgccacccaaaaggtctatccaccttagcattATTTATCCCAATTAAGCCCTCATGAATGACATCTGCAAGAGAAGGTGCAAAATCATATGCTACTGCTAAAGATGGGTTCAAAATTTGGgccatcataagcatataatgagTGGGCATGACGTTctctgcatcttctccaaaaatttgacatagagaccaatatatacccttagcccttaaagtgaagaaattcatagggaaaggctccattgtgctagggcctaccaaTGTTAATCCTCCCATCTCTGTGAAAAATTCCCTCaatggcccattcctaagatgatccttCTGGGCATCATAAACCTTCTTGAGCATTTCAAAATCAATGGGTTCTAAATAACTTGAGGCTTCATTCAGCTGGAATACCCTTTTGAGTTCATCATCAATAATTTCAATTAGGGGGCCCCTACTTACATTCCTCATAGTCCTAGTGATAGGGTCATaattgcaatttgggtcaacaactcaatgtccatgaaaaccccagggaccaccagtttcccaacatctaattcccatatgttATTTGTACGAGCAGgcgcattttgttgaccaaacccTACCCTGAATAGACCTAGACCTGCCATGCCTATCTAGGGATCTCTTAGCCAACATCCCTTATCATAGAAACCATCATCAATTAGCAAGCGGGGAGACTTGGGCATAAGTTCCTTTATCTTGGCTGCACTATTCATGGATTGAACTAgttgttctaaaaagtcatcacaaatagccctctcttggtaatctaTCTTTCCCTTAAATTTTCTTCATGGTGCCATCTTATTGATGTAAGGCTATCCTTAAttcaattgttattcaaataaCCCCTTCTAAATTTTCAGCACCAAACAATGTCACACAAACAGGAATGCAAACCATAGCCATAGAGAAACTTACTTGTTTGCTGAGAATTCACAGAAACTGTGCACCTTGTCTCTGCTAATCTTCTTGAATGACTTTTGCGATTAAAGTCACAAAACAATGTTTTATGAAGGCACCCCAATGGCAAAAGAGCATTAATTACCATCAATAGAGTTGCGCACTTCTACAATTAATtcctttgaattttaaattttggctcCAATGGACCAAAAGGGATTCTTCTGAGTGTTTTTCCCTTCAATAATTGATCCATAAAGATTAAAGCTTGAGCAACTTTCTATCATGGTCTAGCGACAACCATTAGATCATGCGGATTTAGTGCACCTTTTAATCACTTAAGCTTTCACTATGGGCCCATCATCTCATCACACACCTTCTCTTTATCATTGATCCACGATGAGTAAAGATCGAGCATCTTCCCACCGCATCTAGCGATAGCCGTTGATTTCCCCTGGACTTGTCAATCCTTTAACACACCTGGGCTGCCCACATTGGTTGGGCCCACCATTAAATCACTAGTCCACGAAGAGTAAAGGATGAGCATCTCTTTGTAGCTGTCTGGTGACAATTGTTAGATCATGACCTAACCGTTCGATCCTTAAGGTCCTTTATTACTTAGTTGTCACCACTAAACCATCACCACTAACTATCTCTATTAACTGTCTGACTGACCCTGCAGCTAGTTTCTTGTTGTTGTCGTGATGAATATTCAATGCTCGACTTCCCATTGTGGTGTCACAACAACCGTTAGATTAAATGGAACTTATCTGGCCTTGAAGAAATCGACACATTCATAGAGGAAAATGCTTAGGACTTTAGGAAAACATAAAACACCTCAATTTTAATTAGAACTTGCCCAAGCCTAAAACTCAAAATGGCTCCTTTCGATGACATGGTGACCCTTCTAATTAAGTGAAAAAAGTAATGGGAAAATAGAAGTGATTTGAAAAAAATGTCACACAAAGGCTTTTTTTTTACCACATGACTTTGAAGttattaaaccctaaacccttaggaaCCATGAACTCGTAGACAGGGAACaatccaaaatttggaaaatttaagGATATCAGGAAAAACTTCCAGCAACATCCAAAACACTGATAACAAtagctttgactggggatggtttgATGTGAGACCAATACAAGAACTTAGAAAAACTCTAGAACACAGaccaaaataaaaccctaatcaaataaaacctaatatatacaactcctgCAACTATTGTGCATGGACAAAAATGAGTCACGAGAAGTaatacttcaggaattgtccatgcactagaaattcttgtacttcaccattcattctttgcagaaaatatgaatcttttccattgacatcaaagacaatcaaagggcctatccatagtgatccaaatttcttgtgctttcccttttCCTGTTCTctagcattccactgaagaaccatatcACCAATTTGGAACTTTTTGGTTGTAGCTCTTTTATCAAAGAGATGTTTTTACTGCAATTGGATTTTCAGATTTCTTTTATGAGCCATAGTTCTCATTTCTTCCAATTCTACCAATTGGATCATTCTATCCTCCATGGGTTCTGACAATTCCAACTCTTCAGCTTGCAAGAACTTGTATATAGGGAGAAGATTGTTTACAAGTACTTTGGTCTGTATTCCATACACCAGTTCAAGTGGAGATGTACCAATGGCCTTCTTCACAgtaattctatctgcccataaagcTAACTtgagcttttgatcccaagatctcttgttttGTTCAAGAATATTCTTAATGATGTTCAAgagacttttattacttgattTTCCTTGGCCATTTCCCTGTGGGTGATATGGTGAGGAATATGACATATTCATTCCATAACTTGCATAGAATTTTGTGAATTCCTTTGACCTGaagcacatagcattatccattatcaatTTCACAGGCACACAAAACCATGTTAATACATTATCCATtaaaaattcaatgacaactttactagttgcGTGTTTAGTAGGt contains:
- the LOC131875685 gene encoding uncharacterized protein LOC131875685, producing the protein MVATDYFTKWIEAIPTKHATSKVVIEFLMDNVLTWFCVPVKLIMDNAMCFRSKEFTKFYASYGMNMSYSSPYHPQGNGQGKSSNKSLLNIIKNILEQNKRSWDQKLKLALWADRITVKKAIGTSPLELVYGIQTKVLVNNLLPIYKFLQAEELELSEPMEDRMIQLVELEEMRTMAHKRNLKIQLQ